Proteins encoded by one window of Mercenaria mercenaria strain notata chromosome 4, MADL_Memer_1, whole genome shotgun sequence:
- the LOC128556110 gene encoding uncharacterized protein LOC128556110: protein MRVQDAPPFTVTGVDFTGALYVRNRNDAEKKAYICLFTCASTRAVHLEVVPDLSEESFIQAFRRFTCRNSLPRILVSDNATTFNAAANSIQLLLRSATIQDTFHSQGTEWRFIPKRAPWFGGWWERMIGLMKTTIKKVLGRAFVSYESLRTIVTEIEGVMNDRPLTYVTTDAADPDPLTPAHLLYGRRITPLPHLEEVPAPQPSTQTDISKRARILKQLIGNFRERWRHEYLTSLRQYHQTTGNNTQTIKVGDVVQIYDDSPRTHWKLGTIEQLITGNDGLTRAATLRLSNGLITSRPIVKLYPLEVR, encoded by the coding sequence ATGAGAGTTCAAGACGCACCCCCTTTTACAGTAACTGGGGTCGATTTCACGGGGGCGCtttatgttagaaacagaaacGATGCTGAGAAGAAAGCCTACATTTGCCTCTTCACGTGCGCTTCTACACGAGCTGTTCATCTCGAGGTGGTACCAGATTTATCTGAAGAATCTTTCATCCAGGCTTTCAGACGATTTACCTGCCGAAATTCACTACCCCGTATCCTGGTATCTGACAATGCAACTACCTTTAACGCAGCAGCCAACAGCATTCAGCTATTATTGAGATCAGCGACTATCCAAGATACTTTCCATAGCCAAGGCACCGAGTGGAGATTCATACCTAAGCGAGCACCATGGTTCGGTGGGTGGTGGGAACGGATGATTGGACTAATGAAAACCACCATTAAAAAGGTACTAGGTCGTGCATTTGTCAGCTACGAAAGCTTACGTACGATCGTTACAGAGATAGAGGGAGTCATGAATGACCGACCGCTTACCTACGTCACAACTGATGCAGCAGATCCGGATCCACTTACGCCAGCGCACCTGCTCTACGGACGTCGTATTACACCCCTTCCGCATCTAGAAGAAGTTCCTGCACCCCAACCCTCTACACAAACGGACATATCCAAACGTGCAAGGATACTGAAACAACTGATCGGCAACTTCCGTGAACGATGGCGACATGAATACCTGACGTCATTACGCCAATACCACCAGACGACAGGAAACAACACACAGACTATAAAGGTTGGCGATGTGGTGCAGATATACGATGACTCACCAAGGACTCATTGGAAACTTGGAACTATAGAGCAGCTCATCACCGGAAACGACGGTCTTACACGTGCGGCGACGTTACGCCTGAGTAATGGACTTATAACATCCAGACCCATTGTGAAACTCTACCCCTTGGAAGTAAGATAG